The following proteins come from a genomic window of Corallococcus sp. NCRR:
- a CDS encoding glycosyltransferase family 4 protein produces MRILEVSNFMPPHPGGIEIMVETLFQGLRERGHDVRWIAGATPEPPGVSGGRVRVGAWNWLERNLHVPMPVWAPSGWQQLDALVREVDVVHAHDCLYLSSAMTAALCRRHRKPLLITQHVGEVPYGGVLDTVQDVAYRTLGRAVLMSATEVVTYSPHVQAYFSRVGLKRPLHLIPLGFSPRFQPLPPDARRRARAAFGLSESAPLVLFAARLVPKKGVSLVAEVQRRLGPEGIRLVVAGDGPLASELEGLPGTDHLRQVDHARMHELYACADVLLLPSRGEGLPLTLQEGMLTGLPAVVSTDPSFTANVADAPGVLRVEGADALAAAVRGLLASPPPREEVARWGRERWGLERFITDYEQTLARLVREG; encoded by the coding sequence TTGCCGGCGCCACGCCCGAGCCGCCGGGTGTCTCCGGCGGGCGCGTGCGGGTGGGCGCGTGGAACTGGCTGGAGCGCAACCTCCACGTGCCCATGCCGGTGTGGGCCCCGTCGGGCTGGCAACAGCTGGACGCGCTCGTGCGCGAGGTGGACGTGGTGCACGCGCACGACTGCCTCTACCTGTCCTCCGCGATGACGGCCGCGCTCTGCCGGCGCCACCGCAAGCCGCTGCTCATCACCCAGCACGTGGGCGAGGTCCCCTACGGCGGCGTGCTGGACACCGTGCAGGACGTGGCCTACCGGACGCTCGGGCGCGCGGTGCTGATGTCCGCCACCGAGGTGGTGACGTACAGCCCCCACGTGCAGGCCTACTTCTCCCGCGTGGGGCTGAAGCGTCCCCTGCACCTGATTCCCCTGGGGTTCTCACCGCGCTTCCAGCCGCTCCCACCGGACGCACGTCGCCGGGCCCGCGCCGCCTTTGGCCTCTCCGAGTCGGCGCCGCTCGTCCTCTTCGCCGCGCGCCTGGTGCCGAAGAAGGGCGTGTCGCTGGTGGCCGAGGTGCAGCGGAGGCTGGGCCCGGAGGGCATCCGGCTGGTGGTGGCCGGGGACGGCCCGCTCGCCTCGGAGCTGGAGGGGCTGCCGGGGACCGACCACCTGCGCCAGGTGGACCACGCGCGCATGCACGAGCTCTACGCGTGCGCGGACGTGCTGCTGCTGCCCTCGCGGGGCGAGGGCCTGCCCCTGACGCTCCAGGAGGGCATGCTCACGGGGCTGCCCGCCGTGGTGTCCACGGATCCCTCCTTCACCGCCAACGTCGCGGACGCGCCCGGCGTGCTGCGCGTGGAGGGCGCGGACGCGCTGGCGGCGGCCGTGCGCGGCCTGCTGGCCTCCCCTCCGCCGCGCGAGGAGGTCGCGCGCTGGGGACGCGAGCGCTGGGGCCTGGAGCGCTTCATCACCGACTACGAGCAGACGCTCGCGCGGCTCGTGCGCGAGGGCTGA
- a CDS encoding ArnT family glycosyltransferase, whose amino-acid sequence MAPPPGRSPVPPLVLAAVLLLAHAALWLSYFKGFRLDLGSIDLPTPRYLLLAAMMGFLGVPVVVCLALAGGRGLRAETLQRWRSGWRDYPDRRSLVLLGLMGVLIPLAIQSLLLGHAPLTDDEASYQFAARLLASFRLWVPSPPLKLFFDNGFLVNDGKLYSQYFLGWPFLLAFGMKAGVPWLINPLLAGATTVAVFLVAREWFGPAWARVAGLLCLVSPLLMTGAATMMSHTTVLFALAWLLYCVQRSRAGAGALASAGVAFFFCLAFWTRPATAVGLGVPLLVWWALGLWRGERRGVPARVGAFLAVAVPLAALFLAANAAQTGSPWMTGYHAGLFYARANAFRFATFAPESASGEGFWYFFVDRSPWLAVGRGVVALFRLSVDGFGWPLGLGLACLARGPYARWMAASMAGLWVLHIPVADAGIDSFGPVHYSEAMLPLVLLTTDGLRTLWRWAWAQGRPGMVPGTVAGLLLVCAAMYLPPRWTTLALLARDIRAPLEFVEREAPVPSIVFTQHPIAPPCQSAPARHFVFTRPNNGPDLDDPVLWANHLGVERDRELLKRFPGREGYLLVVSRKDCQHRLVPLDQASPERYPSPVKELPSDFPPPSP is encoded by the coding sequence ATGGCTCCTCCCCCTGGCAGGTCTCCCGTCCCCCCGCTCGTGCTGGCCGCCGTGCTGTTGCTGGCCCACGCGGCGCTCTGGCTGTCGTACTTCAAGGGCTTCCGCCTGGACCTGGGGAGCATCGACCTGCCGACGCCTCGCTACCTCCTGCTCGCGGCGATGATGGGCTTTCTGGGCGTGCCCGTGGTGGTGTGCCTGGCGCTCGCGGGAGGCCGGGGCCTGCGGGCGGAGACGCTCCAGCGCTGGCGCTCCGGTTGGCGCGACTATCCGGACCGCAGGAGCCTCGTGCTGTTGGGGCTGATGGGCGTGCTCATCCCGCTGGCCATCCAGTCGCTGCTTTTGGGACACGCGCCCCTCACGGACGACGAGGCCTCGTACCAGTTCGCCGCGCGCCTACTGGCCTCCTTCCGGCTGTGGGTGCCCTCGCCGCCCCTGAAGCTCTTCTTCGACAACGGCTTCCTCGTGAACGACGGGAAGCTGTACAGCCAGTACTTCCTCGGGTGGCCGTTCCTCCTGGCGTTCGGCATGAAGGCGGGCGTGCCCTGGCTCATCAACCCGCTGCTCGCGGGAGCGACGACGGTGGCCGTCTTCCTGGTGGCGCGCGAGTGGTTCGGCCCGGCGTGGGCGCGCGTCGCGGGGCTCCTGTGCCTCGTGTCGCCGCTGCTGATGACGGGCGCGGCCACGATGATGTCGCACACCACGGTGCTCTTCGCGCTGGCGTGGCTGCTGTACTGCGTGCAGCGCTCGCGCGCGGGGGCCGGTGCCCTGGCGAGCGCGGGCGTGGCGTTCTTCTTCTGCCTGGCGTTCTGGACGCGGCCCGCGACCGCGGTGGGCCTGGGCGTACCGCTGCTCGTGTGGTGGGCCCTGGGGCTCTGGCGGGGCGAGCGCCGTGGGGTGCCCGCGCGCGTGGGCGCCTTCCTCGCGGTGGCGGTGCCGCTCGCGGCGCTGTTCCTCGCGGCCAATGCCGCCCAGACGGGCTCGCCGTGGATGACGGGCTACCACGCGGGCCTCTTCTACGCGCGCGCCAACGCCTTCCGCTTCGCCACCTTCGCCCCGGAGTCCGCGAGCGGGGAGGGCTTCTGGTACTTCTTCGTGGACCGCTCCCCGTGGCTCGCGGTGGGCCGCGGCGTGGTGGCGCTCTTCCGGCTGAGCGTGGATGGCTTCGGGTGGCCGCTGGGGCTGGGGCTCGCGTGTCTGGCGCGCGGGCCGTACGCGCGCTGGATGGCGGCGAGCATGGCCGGGCTCTGGGTGTTGCACATCCCCGTGGCGGACGCGGGCATCGACTCGTTCGGGCCGGTGCACTACTCGGAGGCCATGCTGCCGCTGGTGCTGCTGACCACGGACGGGCTGCGCACGCTGTGGCGCTGGGCCTGGGCGCAGGGGCGGCCGGGGATGGTGCCGGGAACGGTGGCGGGGCTGCTGCTGGTGTGCGCGGCCATGTACCTGCCCCCGCGCTGGACGACGCTGGCCCTGCTGGCGCGGGACATCCGCGCGCCGTTGGAGTTCGTGGAGCGAGAGGCGCCGGTGCCGTCCATCGTCTTCACGCAGCACCCCATCGCGCCGCCATGCCAGTCGGCCCCGGCGCGCCACTTCGTCTTCACCCGGCCCAACAACGGGCCGGACCTGGACGACCCCGTGCTCTGGGCCAACCACCTGGGCGTGGAGCGGGACCGGGAGCTGCTGAAGCGCTTCCCGGGACGCGAGGGCTACCTGCTCGTCGTGTCGCGCAAGGACTGCCAGCACCGGCTCGTCCCGCTGGACCAGGCCTCCCCCGAGCGCTACCCCTCACCGGTGAAGGAGCTGCCCTCGGATTTCCCCCCGCCGTCGCCCTGA
- a CDS encoding glycosyltransferase: MSRPSLATPPRIAVILPCFNEALAIAHTVRAFRQALPTATVYVYDNASTDETARAAREAGALVRAEPRRGKGNVLRRAFADVDADIYVVADGDGTYDARAAEGMTRLLQDECLDMVVGTRVHTENEAYRAGHVAGNWLFNQVVAGLFDKGLSDIFSGYRVMSRRFIKSFPCASEGFEIESEMSIHALQLRMPVREVPTAYAKRMEGSHSKLNTWRDGLRILGHILRLQRLLRPRKFFGTIGAVLIAVALLLSIPVFLQFFETGQVLRFPTAILCTGLVLLGSLSGLVGLVLEGVSQLSLETKRLSYLAEPALTVPETEGAREPLTSGERARPAHP; encoded by the coding sequence ATGAGCCGCCCGAGCCTCGCGACGCCCCCCCGCATCGCGGTCATCCTCCCCTGCTTCAACGAGGCGCTGGCCATCGCGCACACGGTGCGGGCCTTCCGCCAGGCCCTGCCCACGGCGACGGTCTACGTCTACGACAACGCCTCCACGGACGAGACGGCCCGGGCGGCGCGGGAGGCGGGCGCCCTGGTGCGCGCCGAGCCCCGGCGCGGCAAGGGCAACGTCCTGCGGCGGGCCTTCGCGGACGTGGACGCCGACATCTACGTCGTGGCGGACGGTGACGGCACCTACGACGCCCGCGCGGCGGAAGGGATGACCCGCCTGCTCCAGGACGAGTGCCTGGACATGGTCGTGGGCACCCGGGTGCACACCGAGAACGAGGCCTACCGGGCGGGCCACGTGGCCGGCAACTGGCTCTTCAACCAGGTGGTGGCGGGCCTCTTCGACAAGGGGCTGTCGGACATCTTCTCCGGCTACCGGGTGATGTCGCGACGCTTCATCAAGTCGTTCCCCTGCGCCTCGGAGGGGTTCGAAATCGAGTCGGAGATGAGCATCCACGCGCTCCAGTTGCGCATGCCCGTGCGCGAGGTGCCCACGGCCTACGCGAAGCGGATGGAGGGCTCGCACAGCAAGCTGAACACCTGGCGCGACGGCCTGCGCATCCTGGGCCACATCCTGCGGCTGCAGCGGCTTCTGCGGCCACGGAAGTTCTTCGGCACCATCGGCGCGGTGCTCATCGCCGTGGCGCTGCTCCTGTCCATCCCCGTCTTCCTCCAGTTCTTCGAGACGGGCCAGGTGCTGCGCTTCCCCACCGCCATCCTGTGCACGGGCCTGGTGCTGCTGGGCTCGCTGTCAGGCCTCGTGGGCCTGGTGCTCGAGGGCGTGAGCCAGCTGTCGCTGGAGACCAAGCGGCTGAGCTACCTGGCCGAGCCCGCGCTCACGGTGCCGGAGACCGAAGGCGCCCGGGAGCCCCTCACGAGCGGGGAGCGGGCTCGTCCAGCTCATCCGTGA
- a CDS encoding sigma-54-dependent transcriptional regulator — translation MREYLEILLVREGYAVTSVPSVETARAMLEKDQVDLVISDMKLGQGSGLDVLRCARSRKEPPEVVLITAFGTPSSAVEAMREGAYDYICKPFDNEELRLLVHKALEKRALRQENLTLKSRLLPGLGGLLVGTSPRMRALWQLVEKVAPGRSTVLVTGESGTGKELVARAIHLRGQRAAQPFLPFNCGALNEGVLESELFGHMKGSFTGATHERPGLLVSAAEGTVMLDEVGEMPLATQVKLLRVLQERKVKPVGSAAEIPFQARVIAATNRRLEAEVKAGRFREDLFYRLNVITLELPPLRERPDDIAPLASHFLARLSEELGRPGLRFAPETLALMERYAFPGNVRQLQNMVERAATLSDSELLGPGTLPPAVRGESEPLNRPGDSGEPSLGSGFNLERHLDESERRHLLAALKQSQGVKTRAAELLGLSFRSFRYRLAKHGLTDELDEPAPRS, via the coding sequence ATGCGCGAGTACCTGGAGATCCTCCTGGTGCGGGAGGGCTACGCCGTGACGAGCGTGCCCTCCGTGGAGACCGCGCGCGCCATGCTGGAGAAGGACCAGGTGGACCTGGTCATCTCCGACATGAAGCTGGGCCAGGGCAGCGGCCTGGACGTGCTGCGCTGCGCGCGCTCGCGCAAGGAGCCGCCGGAGGTGGTGCTCATCACCGCCTTCGGCACGCCGTCCTCCGCGGTGGAGGCCATGCGCGAGGGGGCCTACGACTACATCTGCAAGCCCTTCGACAACGAGGAGCTGCGGCTCCTGGTGCACAAGGCGCTGGAGAAGCGCGCGCTGCGCCAGGAGAACCTCACGCTCAAGTCGCGGCTGTTGCCCGGCCTGGGCGGGCTGCTGGTGGGGACGAGCCCCCGCATGCGCGCCCTGTGGCAGCTGGTGGAGAAGGTGGCCCCCGGCCGCAGCACGGTGCTGGTGACGGGGGAGAGCGGCACCGGCAAGGAGCTGGTGGCGCGCGCCATCCACCTGCGCGGCCAGCGCGCCGCCCAGCCCTTCCTGCCCTTCAACTGCGGCGCCCTCAACGAAGGCGTGCTGGAGAGCGAGCTGTTCGGCCACATGAAGGGGTCCTTCACGGGCGCCACGCATGAGCGGCCGGGCCTGCTCGTGTCCGCGGCCGAGGGCACGGTGATGCTGGACGAGGTGGGCGAGATGCCGCTCGCCACCCAGGTGAAGCTCTTGCGCGTGCTGCAGGAGCGCAAGGTGAAGCCGGTGGGCAGCGCGGCGGAGATTCCCTTCCAGGCGCGCGTCATCGCGGCCACCAACCGCCGACTGGAGGCGGAGGTGAAGGCGGGCCGCTTCCGCGAGGACCTCTTCTACCGGCTCAACGTCATCACGCTGGAGCTGCCCCCGCTGCGCGAGCGGCCGGACGACATCGCGCCGCTCGCGTCGCACTTCCTCGCGCGGCTGTCGGAGGAGCTGGGCCGGCCGGGCCTGCGCTTCGCGCCGGAGACGTTGGCGCTGATGGAGCGCTATGCGTTCCCGGGCAACGTGCGCCAGCTGCAGAACATGGTGGAGCGCGCGGCCACGCTGTCGGACTCGGAGCTCCTGGGGCCCGGCACGCTGCCGCCCGCGGTGCGCGGTGAGTCAGAGCCCCTGAACCGCCCGGGGGACAGCGGCGAGCCCTCGCTGGGCTCGGGCTTCAACCTGGAGCGTCACCTGGACGAGAGCGAGCGGCGGCACCTGCTGGCCGCGCTCAAGCAGTCCCAGGGCGTGAAGACGCGCGCCGCGGAGTTGCTGGGCCTGTCCTTCCGCTCCTTCCGCTACCGGCTGGCGAAGCACGGCCTCACGGATGAGCTGGACGAGCCCGCTCCCCGCTCGTGA
- a CDS encoding two-component system sensor histidine kinase NtrB: protein MAPGLRSRLVWLVLFRTVAASLSLVVTVVRLATQPAQEPSRADSLSFGVIAAAYVLTVVTGLRLRRGTAGRLDAVVQVVGDVIIATGLVFLSGGAESPLTFLYSLAVIGAAVVLDQRGALWAAVVSSLAFTGLLLIMRLTQPADVPGMAPSRVLFVLGSNVLALGLIAVLSGYLSRQLSATGGALSQSEADLRRLGRLQQLILSSMPSGLVTCDAARRVTFLNTAGGVILQEEDSACVGQPLEKLLPGVSALAPRATRGELRVKTPGGPRVLGLSVSPLEGEAGSLLIVFQDLTELRRMEEDLKRTDRLASLGALSAQLAHEIRNPLAAMRGSAQLLAQEQSGDVVVTKLTGILTREADRLARLVEDFLRFARPPEPQRRPVALDTLLSETVDMLRADPLSREVQLEVRPLDALTAQVDPDQLRQVLLNLLRNGIQAAGPKGTVRVALARAEKEAQIRVWDSAGSITEEMMGHLFEPFFTTRNGGTGLGLSTAHSIIHAHGGTIRVMSNPAEGTEFLVGLPL from the coding sequence GTGGCCCCGGGGCTGCGCTCGCGTCTGGTGTGGCTGGTGTTGTTCCGCACCGTCGCGGCGAGCCTGTCGCTCGTCGTGACGGTGGTCCGGTTGGCGACCCAGCCCGCGCAGGAGCCCAGCCGCGCGGACTCGCTGTCGTTCGGCGTCATCGCGGCCGCCTACGTCCTCACGGTGGTGACGGGCCTGCGCCTGCGCCGGGGCACCGCGGGGCGCCTGGACGCCGTGGTGCAGGTGGTGGGCGACGTCATCATCGCCACCGGCCTGGTGTTCCTGAGCGGCGGCGCGGAATCGCCGCTGACGTTCCTCTACAGCCTGGCCGTCATCGGCGCGGCGGTGGTGCTGGATCAGCGCGGCGCGCTGTGGGCCGCGGTCGTGTCCTCGCTGGCCTTCACCGGGCTCTTGCTCATCATGCGGCTCACCCAGCCGGCGGACGTGCCGGGGATGGCGCCCTCGCGGGTGCTCTTCGTGCTGGGCAGCAACGTGCTGGCGCTGGGCCTCATCGCCGTGCTGTCCGGCTACCTGTCGCGCCAGTTGTCCGCCACGGGCGGCGCGCTGTCCCAGAGCGAGGCGGACCTGCGCCGGCTGGGGCGGCTGCAGCAGCTCATCCTGTCCTCCATGCCGTCCGGACTGGTCACCTGCGACGCCGCGCGGCGCGTCACCTTCCTCAACACCGCGGGCGGCGTCATCCTCCAGGAGGAGGACAGCGCGTGCGTAGGCCAGCCGCTGGAGAAGCTCCTGCCGGGCGTGTCCGCGCTGGCGCCGCGCGCCACCCGGGGCGAGCTGCGGGTGAAGACGCCCGGCGGGCCGCGGGTGCTGGGGCTGTCCGTGTCGCCCCTGGAGGGCGAGGCGGGCTCGCTGCTCATCGTCTTCCAGGACCTCACGGAGCTGCGGCGCATGGAGGAGGACCTCAAGCGCACGGACCGGCTGGCCAGCCTGGGCGCGCTGTCCGCGCAGCTGGCGCATGAAATCCGCAACCCGCTGGCCGCCATGCGCGGCTCCGCCCAGTTGCTGGCCCAGGAGCAGTCCGGCGACGTGGTGGTGACGAAGCTCACCGGCATCCTCACGCGCGAGGCGGACCGGCTGGCGCGGCTGGTGGAGGACTTCCTGCGCTTCGCGCGCCCGCCCGAGCCGCAGCGCCGGCCGGTGGCCCTGGACACCCTCCTGTCGGAGACGGTGGACATGCTCCGCGCGGATCCGCTTTCACGCGAGGTCCAACTGGAGGTGCGCCCCCTGGACGCGCTGACGGCGCAGGTGGATCCGGACCAGCTGCGCCAGGTGTTGCTCAACCTGCTGCGCAACGGCATCCAGGCGGCGGGGCCGAAGGGAACGGTGCGGGTGGCCCTGGCGCGCGCGGAAAAGGAAGCGCAGATTCGCGTGTGGGACTCGGCGGGCAGCATCACGGAGGAGATGATGGGACACCTGTTCGAGCCGTTCTTCACGACCCGCAACGGTGGCACCGGGCTGGGCCTGTCCACCGCGCACTCCATCATCCACGCGCACGGAGGCACCATCCGCGTGATGTCCAATCCCGCTGAAGGCACCGAGTTCCTCGTGGGGCTGCCCCTGTGA
- a CDS encoding type II secretion system F family protein — MAAPAVQQKATASKKNSAQFLWEAKTKSGESKKGEMEAPDAEAVNARLKSLGLNPTKVRKKGALDGEITLPGMGGVTGKDILIFTRQFATMIDAGLPLVQCLDILASQMDNPAFKKVVFAIKGKVEQGSTFADALKEHPKIFDELYVQLCAAGEVGGILDTILNRLAAYREKSEKLKAKVKSAMTYPSVVVLVAIGVTALLLLKVTPVFEKMFADFNSKLPAPTQVVVDMSKFAQAYFLHTIIGIAVVVFSFSWSYKQPKGRKFWDKVFLKMPLFGDVLRKVAVARFTRTLGTMISSGVPILDALDVTAKTAGNRTVEEAIYYVRGKIAEGKNIAGPLLETKVFPSMVVQMIGVGEATGAMDTMLNKIADFYDDEVDTAVSALTSMIEPLLMVFLGGVVGGFLIAMYLPIFSLAGAIK; from the coding sequence ATGGCAGCACCAGCAGTGCAGCAGAAGGCGACAGCGTCCAAGAAGAACAGTGCCCAGTTCCTCTGGGAGGCGAAGACCAAGAGCGGGGAGAGCAAAAAGGGCGAGATGGAGGCCCCGGACGCCGAGGCCGTCAACGCGCGCCTGAAGTCCCTGGGTCTCAACCCGACGAAGGTGCGCAAGAAGGGCGCCCTCGACGGGGAAATCACCCTGCCCGGCATGGGCGGCGTGACGGGCAAGGACATCCTCATCTTCACCCGCCAGTTCGCGACGATGATCGACGCGGGCCTGCCGCTGGTGCAGTGCCTGGACATCCTCGCCAGCCAGATGGACAACCCCGCCTTCAAGAAGGTGGTGTTCGCCATCAAGGGCAAGGTGGAGCAGGGCAGCACCTTCGCGGACGCGCTGAAGGAGCACCCGAAAATCTTCGACGAGCTCTACGTGCAGCTGTGCGCCGCGGGCGAGGTGGGCGGTATCCTCGACACCATCCTCAACCGGCTCGCCGCCTACCGTGAGAAGAGCGAGAAGCTGAAGGCCAAGGTCAAGAGCGCCATGACCTACCCGTCGGTGGTCGTCCTGGTGGCCATCGGCGTGACGGCGCTGCTGCTGCTCAAGGTGACGCCCGTCTTCGAGAAGATGTTCGCGGACTTCAACTCCAAGCTGCCCGCGCCCACCCAGGTGGTCGTGGACATGTCGAAGTTCGCCCAGGCGTACTTCCTCCACACCATCATCGGCATCGCGGTGGTCGTGTTCTCCTTCTCCTGGAGCTACAAGCAGCCCAAGGGCCGCAAGTTCTGGGACAAGGTCTTCCTCAAGATGCCCCTGTTCGGCGACGTCTTGCGCAAGGTGGCCGTGGCGCGCTTCACGCGCACGCTGGGCACGATGATCTCCTCGGGCGTGCCGATCCTGGACGCGCTGGACGTGACGGCGAAGACGGCTGGCAACCGCACGGTGGAAGAGGCCATCTACTACGTGCGCGGGAAGATCGCCGAGGGCAAGAACATCGCGGGCCCGCTGCTGGAGACGAAGGTGTTCCCCTCCATGGTGGTGCAGATGATTGGCGTCGGCGAGGCGACGGGCGCCATGGACACCATGCTCAACAAGATCGCCGACTTCTACGACGACGAGGTGGACACGGCGGTCAGCGCCCTCACCTCGATGATCGAACCGCTCCTCATGGTGTTCCTGGGCGGCGTGGTCGGCGGCTTCCTCATCGCCATGTACCTGCCCATCTTCTCGCTTGCCGGCGCGATCAAGTAG
- a CDS encoding type IV pilus twitching motility protein PilT: protein MANLHQLLKAMVEKGSSDLHITTGSPPQLRVDGELVPLKTAPLTPVETKQLCYSILTDAQKHKFEEENELDLSFGVKGLSRFRANIFMQRGAVAGAFRTIPFKILTFQELGLPPVVAELVKKPRGLILVTGPTGSGKSTTLASMIDKINTERHEHIMTIEDPIEYLHPHKNCLVNQREVGADTRNFKTALKYILRQDPDVVLVGELRDLETIEAALTIAETGHICYATLHTNSAVQTINRVLDVFPPYQQPQVRAQLSFVLEGVMSQALVSKVGGPGRVLALEVMVPNPAIRNLIREDKVHQIYSSMQVGQAKYGMQTFNQALAALLARRVISQDEAFGRSSDPEELRNILATGGGTGGAQRPAGGAGAR from the coding sequence GTGGCCAACCTGCACCAGCTTCTCAAGGCGATGGTCGAGAAGGGCTCTTCCGACCTCCACATCACCACCGGCTCGCCGCCGCAGCTCCGCGTGGACGGTGAGCTCGTCCCGCTCAAGACGGCGCCGCTCACGCCCGTGGAGACCAAGCAGCTCTGCTACTCCATCCTCACGGACGCCCAGAAGCACAAGTTCGAGGAGGAGAACGAACTGGACCTGTCGTTCGGCGTGAAGGGCCTGTCACGCTTCCGCGCGAACATCTTCATGCAGCGCGGCGCCGTCGCCGGTGCGTTCCGCACGATTCCGTTCAAGATTCTGACGTTCCAGGAGCTGGGCCTGCCGCCGGTGGTGGCGGAGCTGGTGAAGAAGCCGCGCGGCCTCATCCTGGTGACGGGCCCCACGGGCTCCGGCAAGTCCACCACGCTGGCCTCGATGATCGACAAGATCAACACCGAGCGTCATGAGCACATCATGACCATCGAGGACCCCATCGAGTACCTGCACCCGCACAAGAACTGCCTGGTCAACCAGCGCGAGGTCGGTGCGGACACGCGCAACTTCAAGACGGCCCTCAAGTACATCCTCCGCCAGGATCCGGACGTGGTGCTCGTCGGCGAGCTCCGAGACCTGGAGACCATCGAAGCGGCGCTCACCATCGCGGAGACGGGCCACATCTGCTACGCGACGCTGCACACCAACAGCGCGGTGCAGACCATCAACCGCGTGCTGGACGTCTTTCCCCCGTACCAGCAGCCCCAGGTGCGCGCCCAGCTGTCCTTCGTGCTGGAGGGCGTGATGAGCCAGGCGCTCGTCTCCAAGGTGGGCGGGCCGGGCCGCGTGCTGGCCCTGGAGGTCATGGTGCCCAACCCCGCCATCCGGAACCTCATCCGCGAGGACAAGGTCCACCAGATCTACTCGTCCATGCAGGTGGGCCAGGCGAAGTACGGCATGCAGACGTTCAACCAGGCGCTGGCCGCCCTTCTGGCGCGCCGGGTCATCTCCCAGGACGAGGCCTTCGGCCGTTCCTCCGACCCGGAGGAGCTGCGCAACATCCTCGCCACGGGTGGCGGGACGGGCGGAGCCCAGCGGCCGGCCGGGGGAGCGGGTGCCCGTTAG
- the pilB gene encoding type IV-A pilus assembly ATPase PilB, whose protein sequence is MSGRLGELLVRENLISVQQLRKAQEEQQKSGARIGTALIKTGAIEESKLTDFLSKQYGVPAINLKDFDIDPDIIKLVPKEVAEKHLVIPVNRAGPSLIVAMCDPSNIFAVDDLKFLTGYNIEAVVASEISIRESIERYYAEKGPSLEDIVGDVGDDIEVAKEEQENVDEMAKAADDAPVVKLVNLILMDAIKKRASDIHIEPYEKDFRVRFRIDGVMYEVMRPPMKLRNAITSRLKIMASLDISERRLPQDGRIKIKIGGGKEMDFRVSVCPTLFGEKVVMRLLDKSNLQLDMTKLGFDAQPLAWFKEAIDRPYGMVLVTGPTGSGKTTTLYSALSSLNDVGTNICTAEDPVEFNFAGINQVQMHEDIGLNFAAGLRSFLRQDPDIIMIGEIRDFETAEIGVKAALTGHLVLSTLHTNDAPGTVSRLLNMGIEPFLVTASLNLILAQRLARRLCPACKRPAEKVDEQALIDAGIPPDKMGTFTMYEKVGCRECNDRGYRGRVAIYEVMPFWDGLKELVINGASAAELKQEAIRLGMSSLRMSALKKLMDGMTTLEEVVGNTAPDRF, encoded by the coding sequence ATGTCCGGTCGACTCGGTGAATTGCTGGTGCGCGAGAACCTCATCTCCGTCCAGCAACTCCGCAAGGCGCAGGAGGAGCAGCAGAAGAGTGGCGCGCGCATCGGCACGGCGCTCATCAAGACGGGCGCCATCGAGGAGTCGAAGCTCACCGACTTCCTGTCGAAGCAGTACGGCGTCCCGGCCATCAACCTGAAGGACTTCGACATTGATCCGGACATCATCAAGCTCGTGCCCAAGGAAGTGGCCGAGAAGCACCTGGTGATCCCGGTCAACCGCGCAGGGCCCTCCCTCATCGTGGCCATGTGCGACCCGTCCAACATCTTCGCGGTGGACGACCTGAAGTTCCTCACCGGCTACAACATCGAAGCCGTCGTCGCGTCCGAAATCTCCATCCGCGAATCGATTGAGCGCTACTACGCGGAGAAGGGCCCCTCGCTGGAGGACATCGTCGGCGACGTGGGCGACGACATCGAGGTCGCCAAGGAGGAGCAGGAGAACGTGGATGAGATGGCCAAGGCCGCGGATGACGCGCCCGTGGTCAAGCTGGTGAACCTCATCCTGATGGACGCCATCAAGAAGCGCGCGTCCGACATCCACATCGAGCCGTACGAGAAGGACTTCCGGGTCCGCTTCCGCATCGACGGCGTGATGTACGAGGTGATGCGCCCGCCCATGAAGCTGCGCAACGCCATCACCAGCCGTCTGAAGATCATGGCGTCGCTGGACATCTCCGAACGGCGCCTGCCGCAGGACGGCCGCATCAAGATCAAGATCGGCGGCGGCAAGGAGATGGACTTCCGCGTGAGCGTGTGCCCCACGCTCTTCGGCGAGAAGGTCGTGATGCGCTTGCTCGACAAGAGCAACCTGCAACTGGACATGACGAAGCTGGGCTTCGACGCGCAGCCCCTGGCCTGGTTCAAGGAGGCCATCGACCGGCCCTACGGCATGGTGCTGGTGACGGGCCCCACGGGCTCCGGCAAGACGACGACGCTCTACTCCGCGCTCTCCAGCCTCAACGACGTGGGCACCAACATCTGCACCGCGGAGGACCCCGTCGAATTCAACTTCGCCGGCATCAACCAGGTGCAGATGCACGAAGACATCGGCCTGAACTTCGCGGCCGGCCTGCGCTCCTTCCTCCGCCAGGACCCCGACATCATCATGATCGGTGAGATCCGCGACTTCGAGACGGCGGAAATCGGCGTGAAGGCGGCGCTCACGGGCCACCTGGTGCTCTCCACGCTGCACACCAACGACGCCCCGGGCACGGTGAGCCGTCTGCTCAACATGGGCATCGAGCCGTTCCTCGTGACGGCGTCGCTCAACCTCATCCTCGCCCAGCGTCTGGCCCGCCGCCTGTGCCCGGCCTGCAAGCGCCCCGCGGAGAAGGTGGACGAGCAGGCCCTCATCGACGCGGGCATCCCCCCGGACAAGATGGGCACCTTCACCATGTACGAGAAGGTCGGCTGCCGCGAGTGCAACGACCGCGGCTACCGGGGCCGCGTGGCCATCTACGAGGTCATGCCCTTCTGGGACGGCCTCAAGGAGCTGGTCATCAACGGCGCCTCCGCCGCGGAGCTCAAGCAGGAGGCCATCCGTCTGGGCATGAGCAGCCTGCGCATGAGCGCGCTCAAGAAGCTCATGGACGGCATGACCACCCTGGAAGAGGTCGTGGGCAACACCGCGCCGGACCGCTTCTAA